The window GAGCATGTGCTGAAGGTACTCAGCTCGCCGCACGTAATGGCCAACGTGATGACGCCCAGCCCGAGCCAGATGCGCCTTATCGAACTCCTGCGCACGGAGATCGGCCACAGGCGTGCCGACGGCTGCCCCTTCGAGAGCTTCCTATTCTTGAATTCAGGCTCCGAGTCGATGAGCGTTGGTGCGCGCATCGCCGATATGAACGCGAAGGCCATGACCGACGCCGGCGGCCGCCATGCGGGCAAGCCGATTCGCTCCCTTAGCCTAACCAAGAGCTTCCATGGCCGTACGGATCGGCCGGCGCAGTTCTCCGACTCCACACGCGATACCTATGAAAAGCACTTGGCAAGCTACCGCAAGCTGGACTCTCTGCTGACGGTTGAGCCGAACAACGTCGAGGCTCTGCGCGCGATGTTCCGCCGCGCCGACGATGAAGGGTTTTTCATCGAAGCCCTGTTCATGGAGCCGGTGATGGGTGAGGGCAACCCGGGCATGGCGATCACCCCGGAGTTTTACCGCGCTGCGCGAGAGCTCACGCTGGCCCACGGCAGTTTGCTGCTCGTCGATTCGATCCAGGCAGGCCTGCGGGCGCAAGGTTGCCTGTCCATCGTCGACTACCCTGGCTTTGAAAGGGAACAGGCGCCGGACCTCGAGACCTACTCGAAGGCGCTCAACGCGGGACAGTTCCCTCTCTCCGTCCTAGCGTTCAACGCGCGAGCGCGAGAGATTCAGCGCCCCGGGATCTACGGCAACACCATGACCACTAATCCGAAAGCGATGGACGTGGCTTCGGCCGTGCTCACGGGGGTCACCGACGAGCTGCGCACCAACATTCGGGAGCGCGGCCAGGAGGCGGTGGCGCTGCTGGAGGCGCTGCGCGCTGAGCTCGGGCCGGAATTGGTGACGGGCGTGCAGGGGACGGGCCTGTTGTTCAGCCTCGAGCTGTCCGACCAGTTCAAGTGCTACGGCCACGACAGCACCGAGGAGTACCTACGGCTCAACGGCGTCAACGTGATTCACGGTGGGCGCAACAGCCTGCGCTTCACGCCGCAGTTCAGCGTGACCAGCGCAGAGCTCAAGCTGGTGGTGGCTGCCACGCGCGACGCTTTGCTGAACGGTCCGCGGGTAAGCGAGGAGCAGGCGCGCGTCGCCGTAGGCTAAGGCGGCGACCCGGCAGGAAGGCGGCGGCTACCAGCGAGGTAGCTGCCCCGGGCAATCTCGAGCGCCTGACAAAGATCTGACGTCTCGGTGCCCTTCCGCGAATCGCCAACGCGTATAGTTTTTCGAGTTCCCTGTGCCCTTGGAGAATTCTGATGGAACGGTTTTTCCTCACCCTCGTCATCGTCGCGCTTTGCACGCTAATGAGCCCGTTGGCGTTGGCTGACGATGCGCCCACCGTCAGCGAGCCCGTGGCCGATCCCCTGCAGTTGATGATCGCGCAGATCAAAGCGTGGGGCGGCGGCGGTGGACCGCGCCAGCGCGATTGTCAGCGCGTTTGTGAGAACACCCAAGTCAACTGCCAGCGTGGGTGCTTCGGCCTGGCTGAGACCGGTGAGCAAAACAACTGCTCCCGTCAGTGTTTGGGTACCTATCTTGGCTGTGCCGAGGGCTGTCTTCCCGGCTCCACGGGCGGTGCGGCCAACAAGTCGCGCAGTGAGGACTCCGACGGCAGCGGCTCATCCTCCGGCTGAGCGCTGGAAGGAACCCCAAAATTCTAGCGGGGCTCGCACGGGCCCCTCTTTCACCGGGCCTCGCCTAGGGGCGGAGCGACCGGTTCAACACAGATGGTCACACCCTGCCGCGCCGGGCGGGCCCAGTGTGCCGACACGCTGGTGTAGACTGCTCGGCACCTTCACTGACCGCGCAACCCACCACCGCTTTGCAGCTCGCCCTCATCCTATCGCTCCATCAAGCGCTCGACGAAGACCGCAGCACACCTCACGAGGAACGCCTGCAGCGCGATCGTGAGATCGGTCGCGGTAGAGGGGATGACACCCCTCTCGGTCGCGTCATGCACTGGTGGGCGGTGGTCGGGTCACAGCTCCTACAGGCGGAGAGCGCAGACGCCGGGAGCCGCATCGACGGTGCCCTGCGGGTGGCCGTAACGGCCCTCACCGCACTCGGCTTCGCCGTTGGGATCGGTGTTGCGGGTGCCGCCTTCGCCTATCACGGTCGCTACCCAGTAAATCTATTCGCTCTGCTCGGCGTGCTCATCGTCGTGCCCTGGCTGCCCTTCCTGGCCACGGCCGTGTTGCTTCTGCCCCTGCCGGGCCTGCGCCGTCTGCGTGAGGGCTTGGCGACCTTCAGTCCTGGGCGATGGCTGGCTGGGTTCCTACACAAGCGTCTCAACGTTGATTTCCTGCGTTGGCGAGGGGGTAGCACGCCGCCTGCGCGGGTGGCTCAGCTCGAGGCGCTACGCCTGTCCCTGTGGATGGGCGTAGGGTTCTTTGGCGGGGCGCTGGTGCTGGCTCTGCTGCTGGTGGCGTTCACCGATCTCGCCTTCGGTTGGAGCACCACGCTCGAGGTGGATGCCTCGCTTGTGCACGGATTGGTCAGCAGCGCGTCCTTGCCCTGGAGGGGCTGGTTGCCGGTCGCGGCGCCGGATGCCGAGCTCGTGGCCCTGTCCCAGTACTATCGCTTGGAGGACGCTGCGCCTCCCGACGTCTCGCGCCTCGGCGAGTGGTGGCCCTTCGTCTGCATGATGCTGCTCGTGTACGGTCTCGCCCCGCGAGCGCTGCTGCTGGCCTTTGTATCCTGGCGACGAGAGGGCGCCTACCGAGCCCTGTTGCTCGATCATCCCCAGGTCCGCGCCCTGCTCGATCGCATGAGTTCGCCATTGGTCGTGCACGAGTCGTCCGCGCCAGGTCTTCAGGCAGTTCTGCCTACGGCGCCTGACGCCGGAGTCAGGCTCACCGCCGGTGGCGCCAACGTGTTGCTCTGGAACAGTCCGCTGGAGGCGGCGGCGGGGGTCGCGTGGTTGCGAGGGCAATTCGCGATTGAGGCGGGGTCCGTGCTGGAGCTCGGTTCCTACCAAAGCGGTGAGGCCTTGGATCAGGCCCTGGCCGGCTTGGAGGATGCGAGGCAGCGACTGGTGCTGGTGACGAAGGGTTGGGAGCCGCCGCTGCTCGAGTTTTTGGATTTGATCGCTGACCTGCGAGAATTGCTCGGCGCTGAGGTCTCGATAACCGTAGTGCCCGTGGACACGAGCGGGCAGGCCGTCTCTTCGAGCGAGCGAGACGTGTGGGCAGCCACCCTCGCCCAGCGTAAGGACTCCTCGCTCTACGTGGTGGAGGCTACCGGCTCGTGAGCGAACAGCCAGCGAACGTTCCCACCTTTGCGGTGGTCGGGCAACCTAACAAGGGTAAGAGCAGCATCGTCGCCACCCTGGCCGAAGACGCGCAGATCGCTATTGCGGCCACGCCGCGCACGACCCGCCGCGCCGAACGCTACGTGCTGACCGTCGACGGCGAAGCCCTCTACGCTCTCGTGGACACGCCTGGTTTCCAGCGCGCTCGCGCTGCCCTCGATTGGCTCGAGGCTGAGCCGGTACCTTCCCACGAGCGGCCAGCGCGCGTGGCGGACTTCGTAGAGGCCCATGCTGGCGATGACAGATTCATCGACGAGTGCGAGCTCCTGCAGCCGATCCTCGAGGGCGCTGGCATCCTCTATGTGGTGGATGGTGCCAAGCCCTTTGGCCTCGAGTACGAAGTGGAGATGCAGGTGCTGCGCTGGACCGGCCAGCCGCGCATGGCGCTCATCAATCGCATTGGGGAAGGCGACCATGTGGCCGAGTGGCGCGACGCTCTCGGCCAGTACTTCTCCATCGTGCGCGAGTTCAACGCCGTACATGCAGATTTTGACAAACGCATCGCCCTGCTAGATGCCTTCGCCGCCCTCGACGAACGGGTGAGCCCGCGCCTTGCGCGTGCCGTGCAAGTGCTGCAGCAGGATCGCCAGCGTCGGCGCGAGCGCAGCGCCGAGTCGATCACGGATCTATTGAGCGGCGCCTTGCGCGCCTCGTGCAGCACGCGCCTCAGCGATGAGCAGGATAGAGATCGCCTCGCCGCGAAGCTCCGCAACCGCCTGATGAATGATCTGCGTGACCTGGAGCAACAGTGTCGCGACCAGGTGCAGGCACACTATCAACACCAATCGTTGGAGCGTGCCGAGTCGCAGACAAGCGTGGGCGATGGGGATCTGTTCACCACCGATAGCTGGGAGATTTTCGGGCTCTCGCGTGAGCAGCTGCTATGGACTGGTGCGGTCTCCGGGGCGGTGGCTGGGGGTGGGGTAGATCTCATGCTGGGCGGCGCTTCCTTGCTCATGGGGGCAGCTATCGGCGCCGTCGTCGGCAGTACGGGGGCGTGGTTTGCCGGCGATGAACTGGCGAAGGTCAAGGTGCTAGGGCAAACGCTTGGGGGACGCGTGCTCCAGGTGGGTCCCGTGAGCGCTGTGAACTTCCCCTGGGTGCTGCTCGGCCGTGCGTGGATTCACCACCATCTAGTGGAGGAGCGTAATCACGCGCGGCGCGAGGCACTGGAATTGACCGTGGCGGACGGCACGGCGCTCATGGATCAGGTGCCGCAGGCTCTGCGGCGTGAGTTTGTCGTGCTCTTCAAGCGACTTCGCAATGATGATGTGCGACCTGCCCTGGTGGAAGCTGTATCCAAGCTGCTCGAGCTCGAAGCCACCGTCACCGACTGAGCAAGAACGCAGGGAACGCTGCTCGCTTGGCCCTGCTGCGCAGGGGTGGGCCTTAACGGTGCGCTCCTAGATAGGCTCGCCCACTTCGACGAGCCCTACGCACAGGCCATCAGTCACGAATCGACCCGGGCCCTCAGGCGCCATCGCGTAGGCGCGTGATGCACTCCTCTAGTCCGTCGATGGGTGGCGAGCACTGGTTCCCTTCGCACACGTAGGCCACTACGCCGCGGGCTGGAGCACTGCGATTGGCTAGGCCTTCAGGCAGGCTCCGCGCATCGCTTGCGATGGCGTAGACGCTGCAGTCAATACACTCGCCCGCCTCGGGTCCGCGCGCCAACCGACCTTGCCAGGCGCCGAGAATGGCCGGATCGCCTCGCAGCACGACCACGGGGGCGGGTTCCAGTTGATCCCGCAGGGCAGTCAGCAGGCCCGAGCAGGCTTGCGGGTGGGTATTGAGACGCTGCCAGCCCGCGCGGAGCGTGCGCTCGGCCGCTTCCAGGTAGTCCGGGCGACCTAGCAATCCGCCGAGACGGGTGAGTACGGAGGCGGCCATTCCGTTGCCCGAAGGTGTCGAGTCGTCCTCGAAGGGCTTCGGTCGATGTACCAGCGCCTCATGGTCATGGGCCGTGAAGAAGAAACCTCCGGCGTCGCGATCCTCATAGTCCTTGAGGAGCGTGTCCGCGAGGGTCACGGCGAAGTCCAGATCCTCTTGGCGCCAGCGCACCTGGAGCAGGGCGAGGAGGCCATCGATGAGGAACACGTAGTCATCGAGGTAGGCGCGCAGGCGGGCGCCGGCCGCTGCCGTGTACACGGCGTGTAGGCGAGCGTCTTGCCACAGGTGCGTGCGCAGAAAGTCAACGGCGGCGGTGGCGGAACGAGCGAAGGCGTCCTCGCCCGTGTGGCGGGCGGCTAGCGCCATGCCGGCGACTGTCAGTCCGTTCCAGGCGGTGAGTACCTTGTCGTCGAGACCAGGACTCGGTCGCTCGCCCCGGGCACTCAGCAAGGTCGAGCGCCCCAAGGCCAGGTGGCGCGCCACGTCGTCAGCTCCGATGGCGAGGGACTCAGCGATATCTTGCGGGTGGGCGACCATGGTCAGGTGCCACTTATCTGTGAAATTAGGTGAGCGATCCAACCCATAGGTCCTGGCGAGCACCTGCCAGGTGCTGTCTCCGCTGATTATGCCCTTGACCTCTGTAGCCTCCCAGAGGTAGTAGGCACCCTCGTCACCTTCCGTGTCCGCGTCTAGGGCGCTGTAGTAGCCGCCGTGCTCGCCCTGGAGCTGGTCGATGATGAAGGCGCCCGTCTCCCGAGCCATGTAGTCGAAGCGTTCGTCGTCGGCGGCACGGGCGGCGCGGGAGTAGAGCCCGAGTAGGCCCGCGTTGTCGTAGAGCATCTTCTCGAAGTGGGGGATGGTCCAGGTGTCGTCCGTCGCGTAGCGGAAGAAGCCGCCGGCGAGGTGATCGTAAAGGCCCCCGAGACCCATGCGCTCCATCGTATAGAGCACCTGATAGCGCAGTTCGGGATCCTCCTTGCCGCGGCGCCGGTCCGCCACCCACTGATCGAAGAGCAGCGTCAGCATGTGCGTGTGGGGGAATTTCGGCGCGCGGCCGAAGCCGCCATGCTCGCCGTCGAAGTTGGAACGGATGGCGTCGAGGCCAGCACGCAGCGGGGAGATCGACAGGTGCTCAGGCCGTTCGTCTGCAGCGGTACTAGCATCCAGCTGGGCGAGGGCTGCGACGATTGAGGCACCTTCGCGTTCCACCTCATCGGCCCGTTCGGCATGGAATGTGGCTACCCGTTCGAGCACGTCCGAGAAGCCAGGGAGGCCCTGGCGAGGGCGTGGTGGAAAGTAGGTGCCGCCGAAAAAGGGAATCTGCCGCTGGGGCGTCAGGAACATCGTGAGCGGCCAACCGCCCGGGTGCTGCTGGATGAGTAGGTGCGCCTTTTGGTAGATCTGGTCGAGGTCCGGCCGTTCCTCCCGATCCACCTTGATGTTTACGAACAGGGCGTTCATCTGTTCGGCGATCTGTGCGTCTTCAAAGCACTCGTGGGCCATGACGTGGCACCAGTGGCAGGCCGAGTAGCCGATCGAGAGCAGGATCGGCTTGCCCGTCTCCCGGGCAAGCTCCAGAGTTTCCCTGTCCCACGGCTGCCAGTGCACGGGGTTGTCCGCGTGCTGGCGCAGGTAGGGGCTGGACTCATCGGCGAGGCGGTTGCGGGGGGTGCGGCTCATTAGGGCTCCGGGGCGCGTGCGTCTGGCCGCGACTATACCGCTTTGCGTAGCGCTTCGAGTGGTCGCGTTTCAGGGGTCACCCGCCGTTCGGCGCAGGAAGCGGCGCACTCGTTGCAGGTAGGCTTGCGGCCGTTCCCAGTACAGCATGTGCCCTGCATCGTCGAAGCGTTCGAACTGCGCATTCG of the Pseudomonadota bacterium genome contains:
- a CDS encoding aminotransferase class III-fold pyridoxal phosphate-dependent enzyme, yielding MELKSKLDTLRASPGRRQTVGLNDETIARFAAADARLEAAVDAALSARECWLSAYPGLFDLDEAAQIERMHEQVACFYPSGTVNPYVALGARGPWIVTSMGALLYDCGGYGMLGAGHAPEHVLKVLSSPHVMANVMTPSPSQMRLIELLRTEIGHRRADGCPFESFLFLNSGSESMSVGARIADMNAKAMTDAGGRHAGKPIRSLSLTKSFHGRTDRPAQFSDSTRDTYEKHLASYRKLDSLLTVEPNNVEALRAMFRRADDEGFFIEALFMEPVMGEGNPGMAITPEFYRAARELTLAHGSLLLVDSIQAGLRAQGCLSIVDYPGFEREQAPDLETYSKALNAGQFPLSVLAFNARAREIQRPGIYGNTMTTNPKAMDVASAVLTGVTDELRTNIRERGQEAVALLEALRAELGPELVTGVQGTGLLFSLELSDQFKCYGHDSTEEYLRLNGVNVIHGGRNSLRFTPQFSVTSAELKLVVAATRDALLNGPRVSEEQARVAVG
- a CDS encoding DUF2868 domain-containing protein, with protein sequence MCRHAGVDCSAPSLTAQPTTALQLALILSLHQALDEDRSTPHEERLQRDREIGRGRGDDTPLGRVMHWWAVVGSQLLQAESADAGSRIDGALRVAVTALTALGFAVGIGVAGAAFAYHGRYPVNLFALLGVLIVVPWLPFLATAVLLLPLPGLRRLREGLATFSPGRWLAGFLHKRLNVDFLRWRGGSTPPARVAQLEALRLSLWMGVGFFGGALVLALLLVAFTDLAFGWSTTLEVDASLVHGLVSSASLPWRGWLPVAAPDAELVALSQYYRLEDAAPPDVSRLGEWWPFVCMMLLVYGLAPRALLLAFVSWRREGAYRALLLDHPQVRALLDRMSSPLVVHESSAPGLQAVLPTAPDAGVRLTAGGANVLLWNSPLEAAAGVAWLRGQFAIEAGSVLELGSYQSGEALDQALAGLEDARQRLVLVTKGWEPPLLEFLDLIADLRELLGAEVSITVVPVDTSGQAVSSSERDVWAATLAQRKDSSLYVVEATGS
- a CDS encoding GTPase/DUF3482 domain-containing protein; translated protein: MSEQPANVPTFAVVGQPNKGKSSIVATLAEDAQIAIAATPRTTRRAERYVLTVDGEALYALVDTPGFQRARAALDWLEAEPVPSHERPARVADFVEAHAGDDRFIDECELLQPILEGAGILYVVDGAKPFGLEYEVEMQVLRWTGQPRMALINRIGEGDHVAEWRDALGQYFSIVREFNAVHADFDKRIALLDAFAALDERVSPRLARAVQVLQQDRQRRRERSAESITDLLSGALRASCSTRLSDEQDRDRLAAKLRNRLMNDLRDLEQQCRDQVQAHYQHQSLERAESQTSVGDGDLFTTDSWEIFGLSREQLLWTGAVSGAVAGGGVDLMLGGASLLMGAAIGAVVGSTGAWFAGDELAKVKVLGQTLGGRVLQVGPVSAVNFPWVLLGRAWIHHHLVEERNHARREALELTVADGTALMDQVPQALRREFVVLFKRLRNDDVRPALVEAVSKLLELEATVTD
- a CDS encoding thioredoxin domain-containing protein, whose translation is MSRTPRNRLADESSPYLRQHADNPVHWQPWDRETLELARETGKPILLSIGYSACHWCHVMAHECFEDAQIAEQMNALFVNIKVDREERPDLDQIYQKAHLLIQQHPGGWPLTMFLTPQRQIPFFGGTYFPPRPRQGLPGFSDVLERVATFHAERADEVEREGASIVAALAQLDASTAADERPEHLSISPLRAGLDAIRSNFDGEHGGFGRAPKFPHTHMLTLLFDQWVADRRRGKEDPELRYQVLYTMERMGLGGLYDHLAGGFFRYATDDTWTIPHFEKMLYDNAGLLGLYSRAARAADDERFDYMARETGAFIIDQLQGEHGGYYSALDADTEGDEGAYYLWEATEVKGIISGDSTWQVLARTYGLDRSPNFTDKWHLTMVAHPQDIAESLAIGADDVARHLALGRSTLLSARGERPSPGLDDKVLTAWNGLTVAGMALAARHTGEDAFARSATAAVDFLRTHLWQDARLHAVYTAAAGARLRAYLDDYVFLIDGLLALLQVRWRQEDLDFAVTLADTLLKDYEDRDAGGFFFTAHDHEALVHRPKPFEDDSTPSGNGMAASVLTRLGGLLGRPDYLEAAERTLRAGWQRLNTHPQACSGLLTALRDQLEPAPVVVLRGDPAILGAWQGRLARGPEAGECIDCSVYAIASDARSLPEGLANRSAPARGVVAYVCEGNQCSPPIDGLEECITRLRDGA